The genomic window GCTAAGAGCTAATATCTGAAATGATAATATGGTTGtttttaattagaaataaaacgGCACCcaaaagtagagagagagagagagagagagagagagagagacttacagAATGTGTTCTGTCACAATATTTGTGATAAACagcccccaccacacacacaaacacatctgtcCCGTTTAAAATATCTGTCTACTTTATTGCATTTTATGAAAAGTGCACTGACATGTATCTCAGAGCTTTATGAGAAGTGTCAGAATTGAGGCAGAGAATTTCACAGGATGTTTACTGTCATTCTCAGATTTCAGATTTATCGCTTCCCCCCCCCACAAAAGTAACCACcacaaagcatttcactgctagCAAAGTGACAATGATCTAGCAGTGGCACATATATGACTAGCTAAGCCTTATGATATCgctgtcattttcatttatatgttTGATCTAAAGTGAATCtccattcatttgtttctgtcCGCGAGTGTGGCGTGATTGCGCGCGGGTTACTTTGTCATTTTCACATTGCTCACGCATTGTTGCAAATCCTTTCGAGTCAAGAAAGTCAGCGGAGAGATGAAACTATAATCGCTGGTCCATAGAATGAGCTTTAGAACATCAAAATGGCGGAATTACTTTCGAACTTCGGGGCAAAACCTGTCAAATGTGTCCTTCAAATGAACAGTAACGACTATCTAAACAAGGGAGATAATGAGTCAGCACCAGTCCATCAGTGTCATGCACACTGAAAGACAAAGATAATACATTAGGTAGCATGCATGATAGGAGAGAAGTATGGCTTCATCAGTATGACTGTTCGCCGTGTCCAAAAACTGTCTGTTGctgcaaaaaaaggaaaaaaaaaagttgtcgATTAAAGGAATTCTTTACAACCAAAAAATGCTAACATGGCTAGATAGTATGGGTGTGTTAGCTCGATCGCGTATACAGAATGCAAACTGGACAGTATGACTTCCGCCGTTATTAGCAAGCTTAGATATTTTTTGCAgactgacagaaagaaagaaggcagGGAAACTTTCTCGTTTCTGTCTTGATGAGACTATCTGaacagagctgctgctgctcatTACCTTGACATTCACACAGCGGGTGACATTAGCCATGCTAGAGAGAATTAAGCTCTCTGAACCTTTAAAAAGCGGAGGTTTGCTCGTACTGCTAATCACTAAACCTGACGCTGTTTCTTCTTGAGAAAATGGtgcatcacagacacacaggtaaTGAGGGAGAGACCTTTGGTTGTGAAAGGCCACGGGCTTAGCCGACGGTGGTGAGGGACGTTCGAGAGGTCACTCCTAAAATCCATAGATAATTTCACAATCGCATCATGACGAATCTCGATACACATGTTGCTATCAACAGCACATTCACTGAGGGCTTTTACAGCCCAGGtgcaaagaaatgaaaaaattaatgaaAGACAGAAATTGATTAGCCACCTCGCCTCTAGCACCACATGGCCCAAAATAGAATAACAATTTGCATTCGATGCGGACGCTGCTCCGGACTGACAATTTGCACTTGATGTGGACCGGGGAAAAGAGTTGAATAATAAcagcctgctttttttttttttttttaagtgaactCTGCCACATGAAGACTTGCCTGCCAATTACTAGTGGTCGTTTTCATTAGCACAGAAATAGATGAATTAGATGATTGGCCACTTCCAGAAATAATACAGTAGCTATAATGACCCCTTGCTGTCTTCACCCTCGCTGTCTCGCCCCCTAACACAATCATAGCACAGCCATCCCCTGCTGAGGCATGTGTGGAGCTCGGGATTAGATGGGTGAAGAGCGATCACAGTCATCTAACAGACGTCCACCGTGGCTGGTTTCTGTACTTATACTGCACTCTACTGGACAAGGCCTTCAGTGTCATCCTTCATCTTTGAGGATCATGAAGTAGAAAAacatatttctgttttcttacaGCAATGATTAAATCCATGCCTAGTAAAATTACAGAGGAAGCCTGGAAAACACGAATCAGCCCACCGTAATAATACCTTCAGCGTGAAATCTGACAGCAATATGGCATCTCCAAAGAAAAGCAACCATGAATGACTAAACATGTAATAAACCTTCTGCCAGGCAATTTCCATTAGAGGTCAACGTTTATTTTAATCCCGTATCATCATCAACATAATAATCAACACcaccatgatcatcatcatcatcatcctcaagCCTACAAGCGCACATATACCATGACTTTCTCCTACAATCATGCACGTCAAGCATCCTTCATATTATGACAAGCTGGAGTCTGAGAGGTgcctgttttttatttccttgaCTTTATACAGCCTTTGTTCATGAAAAAGTCCTCACAAACCACCATAGAATAAACAATGAAGTTGCCATGACAACAAGGAGCAGCAATCACTGTGCAAACATGCAGAAAGGCAACAGCAGCAGAAAGAAAAGGACCATTAAACAGACATCATTTATCTTTGGAACGCCAGTTATgctttgggggggaaaaaaaagcacatccAGAACATTCCAGGGTTATGAAATTTGATGTGAACCTTGCTGTCATGttacataataattaaacactacatagtgtatatattaaacactgAATGTGTAAGTGTCTAGCAATGGTCTCTGATTCAGTCAGAATGTTTAATAGAACCTGTTGAATGAACACCTACAATGTTTACATGTCTACAGTGTAGATCATGTGGAAATGTCTTTGGTTGTCAAACATCCAGTTCTTCAATCATTCCATCATCTTCGTGAACCACTTATGTCCTCATCAGGGTCAGAATTTTTATGGACATCAAGCTTTCTGTTCGCATGAACCTGTCATATTAATACAAATCTAAGGGCAGCTCCATCACTgactggtttgggaactgcaccatctctgaTCGCAAGACcatgcagcggatagtgaggacagctgagaagatcattggagtctctcttccctctatcatggacatttacaccacacgctgcatccgcaaagccaacagcattgtggatgaccccacacacccctcacacacactcttcactctcctgccgtctggaaaaaggtaccgaagcattcgggccctcacgaccagactgtgtaacagtttcttcccacaagccatcagacctctcaataactgaactgaactgtacagagcacaacatacacacgcacatcatctgtatggactgcacagacctacaacaaatacacacacacacacatcaaactgtttacatgctgtttccatccatcaaactgtttgcatgctgttttgcacacttttttgctcttttgcacatactgtacaatatctcagtcattttgcacatactatacaatatttcagtcgtttgctgtttttgctgctaagaaactgtgttcattctagtattactgtcAATACAATCAATATTGTTTGAATATTCAgtattctgtttctgtttattgtcttttgtgtattttttgtactttttgtactgccttgtaactttttgtctgcactatcttttgtcctgcactgtcttttgtcctacactgccttgtctgtcttgtcctgcactaggaggcactttatgtggctaggactgacagtccttagccctgtctttgttttatgtaacaccaaaatcctggagaaacgttgtctcatttcaaagtgtactgcaacagctacatatggttgaaatgacaataaaagcttcttgacttgacttgacttgacttgacttgacttgagatgcTGCACAACTGTCCTGAACACCTTCCATTCGTGTCGCATTACAGGGAAATGGATCAAAATCCTTGTGCATGATCATCATAGTGTGCGGTTTTTTTGGACATGAACTTCACTGAGAGTAAAAGGtttgtaaagtgtaaaaaagtGACCGGACCTGGAACCCTGAACTCTTTACCCGCCCCTGGCAACGGCGCGcgcttctacacacacatacacacacacacacacacgcgcgcgcgcataGCTTAATGTTTCATTACGCAGAACCTCATCAGAGTTAGCGATAAAACAACAGCCGAACTTTTCACTTTCcgagctttctttcttttcttgcgACAGGTGAAGTAACGTGACACGTGACCGCAGCTGCGTGAACAGGGACCGACTCATGATGTTCTCACACGCGCTTTCACATGAGAAAGTTCATCTCCAGGCTTCCTGAAGACTTTCGCGGGTGagacatctttatttttattgacttatttttataaacactattTGTCCAGAACCCTTACTAAGAACCCCtaaaatctgtttatatacACTTGTTGATAATTGTGCACTAGCCAGCTAATTagtaaagtattattattattattattattattattattattattattattattattattgatttaatttcagTTCCAGAAAATGTGAAcagtaaatgtatataaatcaaaaatcaaaatgaATTGAGGCAAAAGTAATGCCTGGCTTCTTCGctcctgagctcaggttcctGTCCATGAGAAGTTTTGCACAGTTCTTCATGTCTGTGGAGGCTTCCTAAGGGTTCACCAGGTTTCTtcacttttatattaaaaaaatgacatttgtatatttgacatttgtgcattgtgccctgtgatagactgcTGTCACAGATGTTTTTTCTGCCACGCACCCCATGTACTCTTTCCTAAGATCCACTAACTCAGGCTCTAGATCCACCACAAGCCTGACCAGTATTAAACAGGTCCTGAAAAAGAACGAATGAATAAAATCTTCATTCTAGAATGATACTTTCAATGATTTAAATATTGTTATGCGTGAACACATCGATGTGATTATAGTtcactaattcattcattctggtCAGGCTCGCAGTGGATCCAGATCCTATTCTGAGAACAATGaacatgaggcaggaatacagcTTGAACCTTGAATATGATACCATTCAGCTGTGGATATGATACTATTCTATACATATTTGCAGACTTTTACACATCTAGGAGCAATTTAGTGTAGCCAATCCACACGCGTTTTGGGCAATGTGAGGAAACCTGGAAACCTTAGGAAAGCTTAGGAACAAATTTGAGCTCTGAGTTAAAAATGCTTCCCTCTGCATCTTAAAACCCCAAGAGCATAATATCCATGTGTTACAATGGCTGCTGTTCTCATAACGTGTCTTCACAGCATGACACCTCTGGGACATTTGTATCTTTGCCTGAAGTGGAACTAAGGGAAATGAATGGAAAAGGCTGCAACCTGCTGGTCTCTCCAACCAGCATGCCAAAGTCTCTGGGTACCACAACTGGACAGCAGGTACCTCACATCCGAGTGCATGCTGGTAGTTCCTGCGCTTCCTCTCAGCAGAGAACCCCATGTCCTGGCAGTGAAATGTGCACCGGAGCTGTGACACCTGGGAGTACTGTGTTTCTACCTGCTCTGAGCCTTCACAGGCAAGTGTTGACCAATGGGAAGCATCATGGCACCTTCAGAGTCCCACAATCTTCATGGCAACAAGTGTCTTCACTTCCTGTCCCAACTTGCAGTTCCAATACAGCGAGATTAAATGGCTCACAGAGTGTTAATAAAGGTACTAAACTGAAAAACATATGCTgccataaatatttttttttatatatgcaaATGACACTGAAACATCAAAAATGTACCTGTGAAGGAAGGACAAGCTTTACAGGGATTTTCATGAtcagacatactgtattacCATGTTGGGCTACATAAAAGTGTAGCTGATgtttataatatactgtacatataattCATAATTCAACAGAGCCTAATTTCACTGCTGTTTTCTGCTTTCACTGATTCATCACTGTTACCATATTTCTCAGCCCAGTGAACTGGAACATGAGACACACTTGGTCCCCCAGAGATATAGGACAGTTCAACAtcctcttttaaaaaaaaataaataaataaatataccttAAAATTTACCACTCAACAACGTAAATACATGTCAGGCCACCAGAAAGCAAAGTGGCTGTCAAGATGTGATATATGCACCGGTATATAACTTTTGAAAACAACAGATGCTGAAAGTATTGAGCTCTGTGAAAAGAATTTCCCTGACATTTCAACTTTAATTGTGTAACTGTAGAAATGTTTTCCATCTAATTTCAGATCACAAGTTTTTTCTGCCCGAAACAAGTGCATTGTTGAGTTATATACTGGAGTTTATGTTTgacttcattttaattctacCCCACAGCCCAGTTTCTTTTGTGCAAAATATTATGTCTCGAAACTAACCAAGCAAAATGctttctacagttttttttgtctctcgggcaaaagagagaaagaaaattggTTATTGATTAACAGATCAGAAAGTGTTTGCAAGCGCTACATCTGTAAGTCTGCGAATTTCATGAGTATGTGCGCTTCTCTTTAAGGGAATTCAAAAAGGCATCCTGTTGTGTTTAATTCTTCTAGTAACATTTATGTTAAATGGATATGGTCAAAATCTGATCATTTTTGTCCTTTCTAAGgctttgtaccttatttaaaGCAAGGTTAGAATATATAGGTTGAAACTGTTTTGTTTGATATTCGTATGTTTTAAAGAATGGATTAAATGCCGCATCCATGACCTTAGTAAAGATTATGCTAGTTGATGGTTGCATTTTATTCAAGGAGcattaggtttaacattaacTTGCATaagttgtttttcttctctattaCTCTACATTCTTAATCATTAATGTTTAGGATGACAGACATTTGTAATGTAGAAAGTAAGACCAACATTAATTTAGTATTTTGTGCAATAAACATAACCTCTTTTATTTGCAGGTTCTCACTCATTGGGGACCAGCAGAAAGCTGTTGAGCGAGTATGGCAGATCAAACCTGCAAGTGACAAGCAGTGCTATGGTTGTACAGAGTGTGAATCCCGTGTCCACTATCCAAACCTCTGCTTCGCACTGCCCTCCTCCATCTCTGGGCCTTTTTGTGCCCTTCACAGATGCCAGGTAAACTAGTTCAAATATGAAAGGGATGCAAGATGTTAAACCATATTCAACTGAATTGGATCAGTCATGGATGTAACTGAGGAACAGAGCTCATAATTGTGTAAATGTGCTGGCACAGGTCTGTGTTGTCCAGAGAGTCCCTGGCTTCCACCACCCTCAGCATTGCAGAGAGCCAGTCAATACGCAGCAGCAAGTTGGACTGGCCTTATGGCTATCGTGTGCTGCCACCACTTGGACAGCAGAGCAGCTTTAGCCAGACAGCTGAAGGTCCGGAACTTCCAAACCTTCCACCAGGTACTGCCATGTCTGGAAACACCAGTAGCTCCAATACAACGTCACTTCCTGCTTACCTGTTCAAGGACGACATCAACAGCCCCCGCCAATCCAGCCGCTCCAAAAAAAGAGCCCTCTCCATCTCGCCTCTGTCTGATGGCCTTGGCATTGACTTCAACTCCATTATCCGGACATCACCAACCTCTTTGGTGGCATACATAATTGGTTCCCAAAGTTCCCCGGCCTCACAGCCTACTCCCTCACCGCTGCAGTCTGACGTATGTGGGCATCTCCTGGGTGTCCGAGGAAGTTGTATCCCCAATCCCAGTTTTGGTTACCCAGCTTCCAAAGCCAGTTCCACTCTTGATCAAACCATATCAAGAAACCACCATTCTGAAAGACTGAGTCTCTGCATGCAGAGGTTAGAAGAACAGGGTGCACGTTACAACCAAACAGGAGGAACTAATTTAGTAGTGGAGCATCAGCTTCTGCCAGGACAGGAAATCCTTATAAGCAACATTGCAGCAGGAGATAATGTTCCTCATTTCAGTCTGGAAAGCACTACACACCTTCAGTTTGAAATTTCAGCCACCGTTAGGTCACCAAGCCCACGTAGGGGACCTCCACCTCCCTATCACTCCCACCATATACACCGACTACCAGGTGGCCACATGGAGAGTGCTCAGAATCCCGCAGACCCACACTCTACACCTCCTTCAGACAAACCCGGTGTTCTGCCCCTGGCATTGTGTCCAATGTTAGAGGAGGAAGAGGGGGAAATCGATGATTTTAATGGGGTACACTGTTGCCGTTGGCTGGATTGTAGTGCCACATACAGTCACCAAGAGGAGCTGGTCAAGCACATTGAGAAATTACATATTGATCAGCGCAAAGGAGAGGACTTCATCTGCTTCTGGACAGGGTGTCCACGCAGACACAAGCCTTTCAATGCTCGTTACAAACTCTTAATCCACATGCGGGTACATTCGGGGGAGAAACCTAACAGATGTACGGTATGCAGAGTACAGCTGAGTGTTAGCAGAGTATTAGATGATTGCTTGTTCAATTTTGGTTCTCCTGTTATTCACATTAGCACATATAATGTCGTAGATCTTAAAGACACGGTGTGCAAATATATCTTTAATGTCTCTGAATCATGTCTATCGGAAAGGAGTGTAGAAATCTGACATTAATGGTTCTTTAGAGGGCCAATTTAACAAGGCTGCCAAAGCATCTCAAGGGGCTTTCACTTTAAATGAAAGTCTGCCACTCCACATCATTTAAGATGGTAGTTTAAAGTCTATTGTACATTTTGATGTGTTGTCATTGCTGGGCTCAGGCAGGATGCTTCGACTGTGTAGGTATTTTCCTCTTGTATGTCTGGCCATCAGCTTATTAAGAGTCTCTTATAACTGACAAGGGAGCTCTGGCAATTATGtcgttattaaaaaaaaaaaaaaggcacaaaaggGCCTTCACTTAAGCACTGGCAGAAAAACGGTCTGCTTCCTTTTAGCAACTTTTTTCAGCTGGAAAAGCTGTCAGCAGTCAAGTGGCTTCCATAGGGCATGACATAACCTGAGATGGATTGTTAGGTACAGTACTAGTGCTAGGTTACCTCTCtcctttctcacacacttttaGTAAAAGGCTTGCCTGGACACTGCAGATAAGAAATTGCCACTGTAGCGCAGTCCCTGCTGTGACATTCCACAGGTTCAGGTTAGTAAAGTGCCAATATACAGCCATTCCTTTTCTCATCTGATCTCGGCAATCATTAATGGTGCACATACCTATGGTCGACCTTTCACTCCAAACACTTACTCATTACTTAAAACTGTTCCTGTTGCCATGGAGCCTGGAACAGTTGAATGGTTTTGTCGAGCACATAATTATAGACCGAAGAGGTAAAAAATACATGGTCACAGTGAGTTCTTGCAGAAAATCTCAGAGATTTCATATCTGCCAACCTTGAAAAGTTTTCGCTTTTAGA from Tachysurus vachellii isolate PV-2020 chromosome 20, HZAU_Pvac_v1, whole genome shotgun sequence includes these protein-coding regions:
- the glis3 gene encoding zinc finger protein GLIS3, whose translation is MNGKGCNLLVSPTSMPKSLGTTTGQQVPHIRVHAGSSCASSQQRTPCPGSEMCTGAVTPGSTVFLPALSLHRQVLTNGKHHGTFRVPQSSWQQVSSLPVPTCSSNTARLNGSQSVNKGSHSLGTSRKLLSEYGRSNLQVTSSAMVVQSVNPVSTIQTSASHCPPPSLGLFVPFTDARSVLSRESLASTTLSIAESQSIRSSKLDWPYGYRVLPPLGQQSSFSQTAEGPELPNLPPGTAMSGNTSSSNTTSLPAYLFKDDINSPRQSSRSKKRALSISPLSDGLGIDFNSIIRTSPTSLVAYIIGSQSSPASQPTPSPLQSDVCGHLLGVRGSCIPNPSFGYPASKASSTLDQTISRNHHSERLSLCMQRLEEQGARYNQTGGTNLVVEHQLLPGQEILISNIAAGDNVPHFSLESTTHLQFEISATVRSPSPRRGPPPPYHSHHIHRLPGGHMESAQNPADPHSTPPSDKPGVLPLALCPMLEEEEGEIDDFNGVHCCRWLDCSATYSHQEELVKHIEKLHIDQRKGEDFICFWTGCPRRHKPFNARYKLLIHMRVHSGEKPNRCTFEGCQKAFSRLENLKIHVRSHTGEKPYMCQHHGCQKAFSNSSDRAKHQRTHVDTKPYACQVQGCQKRYTDPSSLRKHVKSHSTKEQQARKKLRSSTEICQEGLSECLTIQPLQHSLSPMELIESRSPCLPADVYTGLFSLDQPSQVTPGQIQHSSCGSHVPISALPPPNSRFDAPVAQHLTHQATPSVPHSHHHMVAAQKNSRLPGYPEPTAASLHPPQESFPSHTQTVCSPSYGESPQTGKQISACSMMQIPLFEDSLGSSGTAQKEPQLIHQALSSITEFDPQDRSEDSLGQREHSASDDNYLHIHTQHMVRRLNQLS